The following are encoded together in the Candidatus Eisenbacteria bacterium genome:
- a CDS encoding hydroxymethylglutaryl-CoA reductase, translating into MPVSKDLAREVIARLTQYGSLDVLAQRIAPVPPEEKELPPDVPRPSDWSEEARAQRIAFLEARGMELPNLAGRGTAIDPETLRGNIEQYIGMTQVPTGVIGPLRVNGVHAHGDYYVPLATTEGTLVASYHRGARLASRAGGVSAIVTTEQVQRAPGFVFSRIADAAVFAAWATTQFDRLREVAATRTSHGQLIDLLAHVEANQVYLILAYHTGDAAGQNMVTFCTEAVCETILETSPVKPVSWFLEANMSGDKKATVLSFLQTRGRHVMAEVTLPRRLVERGLHTTPERMDEYWRTSFVGGAQSGSIGVSGHIANGIAALFLACGQDVACVSEASVGITRLELTGTGNLHCAVTLPNLIVGTVGGGTRMPTARECLRIMRCEGAVENKRQASKFAEIAAAVALAGEISIVGAICAGEFAGSHQRLGRAPAG; encoded by the coding sequence ATGCCGGTCTCCAAGGATCTGGCCCGCGAAGTCATCGCCCGGCTCACCCAGTACGGCTCGCTCGACGTGCTGGCGCAGCGGATCGCCCCGGTGCCCCCCGAGGAGAAGGAGCTTCCGCCCGACGTCCCGCGGCCCAGCGACTGGTCCGAGGAAGCCCGAGCCCAGAGGATCGCCTTCCTCGAGGCGCGGGGCATGGAGCTGCCGAACCTTGCCGGGCGCGGCACGGCCATCGATCCCGAGACCCTCCGGGGGAACATCGAGCAGTACATCGGGATGACGCAGGTGCCGACCGGCGTCATCGGCCCGCTGAGGGTGAACGGCGTTCACGCGCACGGCGACTATTACGTGCCGCTCGCCACCACCGAGGGCACGCTGGTGGCCAGCTACCATCGCGGAGCACGTCTCGCGTCCCGTGCGGGCGGGGTCTCGGCGATCGTCACCACCGAGCAGGTGCAGCGCGCGCCCGGCTTCGTGTTCTCGCGCATCGCGGACGCCGCGGTGTTCGCCGCCTGGGCCACCACCCAGTTCGATCGCCTGCGCGAGGTCGCCGCCACGCGAACGTCGCACGGACAGCTGATCGACCTGCTGGCGCACGTCGAAGCCAACCAGGTCTATCTGATCCTCGCCTACCACACCGGCGACGCCGCCGGGCAGAACATGGTGACCTTCTGCACCGAAGCGGTGTGCGAGACCATTCTCGAGACCAGCCCGGTCAAACCGGTGTCGTGGTTCCTCGAGGCCAACATGTCCGGTGACAAGAAGGCCACCGTCCTCAGCTTCCTGCAGACCCGCGGTCGCCACGTGATGGCCGAGGTGACGCTGCCACGGCGGCTCGTCGAGCGCGGGCTCCATACCACGCCCGAGCGCATGGACGAATACTGGCGCACGAGCTTCGTCGGCGGCGCGCAGAGCGGCTCGATCGGCGTGAGCGGACACATCGCCAACGGCATCGCCGCCCTGTTCCTGGCGTGCGGCCAGGACGTGGCGTGCGTCAGCGAGGCCAGCGTCGGCATCACGCGCCTCGAGCTGACCGGCACCGGCAACCTGCACTGCGCGGTCACGCTTCCGAACCTGATCGTCGGCACCGTGGGCGGCGGCACGCGGATGCCGACCGCGCGCGAGTGTCTGCGCATCATGCGCTGCGAGGGAGCGGTCGAGAACAAGCGCCAGGCCAGCAAGTTCGCCGAGATCGCCGCGGCGGTCGCGCTGGCCGGGGAGATCTCGATCGTGGGCGCGATCTGCGCGGGAGAATTCGCCGGATCGCACCAGCGCTTGGGCCGGGCGCCCGCGGGCTGA
- a CDS encoding AMP-binding protein produces the protein MDALNPNIAARLAEPAARIPGRTAIVDGRHDTRLTFGELAEQVAALANGIEARGIVSGDRVLLFVPMSADLYVALLAVLHLGAVAVFVDAWAGRSRLDAAVRAARPKAFIGTAKSHLLRLVSPALRAVPLALVAHSPGFTLARLMKGGAARAPAQLAGDAPALVTFTTGSTGRPKAAARSHGFLWAQHEALARELAPRPDDVDMPTLPVFVLNNLAAGIPSVLPDFDPRRPADIDPPRVHAQMTREGVTTTSGSPAFYERLAEWCEARGERLPVRALFTGGAPVLPPLARRLAAVTDGEVHVVYGSTEAEPIAAIEARAMDRAMAEGSSNGLCVGAPTEGLHLRLVRPHDGPIALGTNGWRDWDVGAGEVGEVLVSGAHVLPGYLDDPESDRAQKVRDGDRVWHRTGDGAWLDPEGRLWLMGRVKHRVRRGGETWWGTAAEVRALRVDGVRHAAYLGLADDRLGERAVLCVETTRGGMDERLRRKLRDALGEWPADELLALEIPRDPRHASKTDLDRLRAVLTGRHGSR, from the coding sequence GTGGACGCCCTGAACCCCAACATCGCGGCGCGGCTCGCCGAGCCGGCGGCCCGCATTCCAGGACGCACGGCGATCGTCGACGGACGGCATGACACACGGCTCACCTTCGGCGAGCTGGCGGAGCAGGTCGCCGCCCTGGCCAACGGGATCGAGGCGCGTGGCATCGTATCCGGGGACCGCGTGCTGCTGTTCGTGCCGATGTCCGCCGACCTGTACGTGGCCCTGCTGGCGGTGCTCCACCTCGGCGCCGTGGCGGTGTTCGTGGACGCCTGGGCGGGCCGATCGCGGCTCGATGCCGCGGTCCGCGCCGCCAGACCCAAGGCCTTCATCGGCACCGCGAAATCGCACCTGCTGCGCCTCGTGAGCCCGGCGCTGCGCGCGGTGCCGCTCGCGCTGGTGGCACATTCGCCGGGCTTCACGCTGGCGCGTCTGATGAAGGGCGGCGCCGCCCGCGCTCCGGCGCAGCTCGCGGGCGACGCGCCCGCGCTCGTCACCTTCACCACCGGAAGCACAGGACGCCCCAAGGCGGCCGCACGATCGCACGGCTTCCTGTGGGCGCAGCACGAAGCGCTGGCACGCGAGCTGGCCCCGCGTCCGGACGACGTCGACATGCCCACGCTGCCGGTGTTCGTGCTCAACAACCTGGCGGCCGGCATCCCCAGCGTGCTGCCCGATTTCGACCCGCGGCGACCGGCCGACATCGATCCGCCGCGGGTGCACGCGCAGATGACCCGCGAAGGCGTCACGACGACGAGCGGGTCGCCGGCCTTCTACGAACGTCTGGCCGAATGGTGCGAAGCCCGGGGCGAGCGCCTACCGGTGCGCGCTCTGTTCACCGGCGGGGCGCCGGTGCTGCCGCCGCTGGCGCGCCGCCTGGCGGCGGTGACCGATGGAGAGGTGCACGTCGTCTACGGCAGCACCGAGGCCGAGCCGATCGCCGCCATCGAGGCTCGCGCCATGGATCGAGCCATGGCGGAGGGAAGCTCGAACGGCCTTTGCGTGGGAGCGCCCACCGAGGGGCTCCATCTCCGGCTGGTGCGGCCTCACGATGGCCCGATCGCGCTCGGAACGAACGGTTGGAGGGATTGGGACGTGGGAGCGGGGGAGGTCGGGGAAGTGCTGGTGAGCGGGGCTCACGTGTTGCCGGGCTACCTGGACGATCCTGAATCCGACCGCGCGCAGAAGGTCCGGGATGGAGACCGCGTCTGGCACCGGACCGGTGACGGAGCCTGGCTCGATCCCGAGGGGCGTCTCTGGCTGATGGGACGCGTGAAGCACCGGGTGCGTCGTGGCGGCGAGACCTGGTGGGGCACGGCTGCGGAAGTGCGCGCGCTGCGGGTCGATGGGGTGCGTCATGCCGCCTACCTCGGACTCGCGGACGACCGGCTGGGGGAGCGGGCGGTGCTGTGCGTGGAAACCACGCGGGGCGGGATGGACGAGCGACTGCGGCGCAAGCTGCGAGACGCCCTGGGCGAGTGGCCGGCGGACGAGCTGCTGGCGCTGGAGATTCCTCGCGACCCTCGACATGCCTCGAAGACCGACCTCGACCGGCTGCGGGCGGTTCTCACCGGGCGACACGGCAGCCGGTAG
- a CDS encoding PEP/pyruvate-binding domain-containing protein, whose amino-acid sequence MSAPSAGVSRSWIHVPGGDQAAPVEQVGGKGHHLERLLALARGDAGFCVPSFVVVTTRAYDTLVGSARPWPADEAQARARAAEVRAAPLPPELEHDLPAALKSSGLDRRLLAVRSSAAAEDSAARSFAGQFDSVLGVRADDDLEALKRALRQVWASAFNAWAAAYGAAGGAVAPVRMAVVIQEMVDPRVSGVAFSADPVSGARHTAVVSAVHGLGEGLVSGELDADTYRVRFASDSVHVESSLARKTHAVRLTASGGTQLEALPEERQDAPALGDEEAKRVARVARQLERAFGSPQDIEWALGGAPDRLFVLQARPITTLGSSRVAPRTGERWVWDNSNIIESYSGVTTPLTFTFAREVYESVYRQFCRLMGTPEALIESHQPVFANMLGLVRGRVYYNLLNWYRTLALLPGFQFNRSFMERMMGVREALEDPPPPPSAGNRLRDLASLTRMILRMVREAGKLQREVPAFHARVESAIGPLRHADVSAWPAAEALALYHQLERRLLEQWRPPLVNDFFAMVFFGVLSRLTERWLPGSPPTLVNDLLCGEGGIVSTEPARRVMALAGLVRQDPELIQAFAAEPDDRQLLARLERLPGAEALVREIHRYLDDFGDRCMEELKLETVTLGEDPAFLIAMIRAYATRGTTDPKAAWERERAIRRGAEAQVKANLEGWKHALYQWVLVRARRRVRDRENLRFERTRVFGVVRRIVIALGRDLARQGRIADARDVFHLTRHELFAAFEGGSNADLQALVRERRERFESWARETPPPDRFETYGAPGAWGPDWIASAESATLAPGAGAAELRGTGCCPGVVKAPVRVVRDPRGARDLEGKILVAERTDPGWTLLFPAVRGLLVQRGSLLSHSAIVAREMGLPCVVGIPGLLDILEDGEVVEMDGAAGVVRRQKATAAS is encoded by the coding sequence ATGAGCGCCCCCTCCGCTGGCGTGTCGCGCTCGTGGATCCACGTTCCCGGCGGCGACCAAGCCGCGCCGGTCGAGCAGGTCGGAGGCAAGGGCCATCACCTCGAGCGGCTGCTGGCGCTGGCCCGCGGCGATGCGGGGTTCTGTGTCCCGAGCTTCGTGGTCGTGACCACAAGGGCGTACGACACCCTGGTGGGCAGCGCGCGGCCGTGGCCGGCCGACGAGGCGCAGGCTCGCGCTCGCGCGGCCGAGGTTCGAGCCGCGCCGCTTCCGCCGGAGCTCGAGCACGATCTCCCCGCCGCGCTGAAATCCTCGGGACTCGATCGGCGCCTGCTCGCGGTTCGCTCGTCGGCGGCGGCCGAGGACAGCGCGGCGCGCTCGTTCGCCGGCCAGTTCGACAGCGTGCTGGGCGTGCGCGCCGACGACGACCTCGAGGCGCTGAAGCGGGCGCTGCGGCAGGTTTGGGCTTCGGCCTTCAACGCATGGGCGGCCGCGTATGGCGCGGCCGGCGGCGCCGTGGCGCCGGTGCGCATGGCGGTGGTCATCCAGGAGATGGTGGACCCACGCGTTTCGGGGGTCGCCTTTTCCGCCGATCCGGTTTCGGGCGCTCGCCACACCGCGGTGGTGAGCGCGGTCCATGGCCTTGGGGAAGGACTGGTGAGTGGCGAGCTCGACGCCGACACCTATCGGGTGCGCTTCGCCTCCGATTCCGTCCACGTCGAGTCGAGCCTGGCTCGCAAGACCCATGCGGTCCGGCTCACCGCCTCGGGAGGAACGCAGCTCGAAGCGCTTCCCGAAGAGCGTCAGGACGCCCCCGCGCTGGGGGACGAGGAGGCGAAGCGCGTCGCCCGGGTCGCACGCCAGCTCGAGCGTGCGTTCGGATCGCCGCAGGACATCGAGTGGGCGCTCGGCGGCGCTCCCGACCGGCTGTTCGTGCTCCAGGCTCGTCCGATCACGACCCTCGGTTCCTCTCGCGTCGCGCCTCGGACCGGCGAGCGCTGGGTGTGGGACAACAGCAACATCATCGAGAGCTACAGCGGCGTCACGACGCCGCTCACCTTCACCTTCGCCCGCGAGGTCTACGAGAGCGTGTACCGCCAGTTCTGCCGCCTGATGGGGACGCCGGAAGCGCTGATCGAGTCGCACCAGCCGGTGTTCGCCAACATGCTCGGGCTGGTGCGCGGGCGCGTGTACTACAACCTGCTCAACTGGTATCGCACGCTCGCGCTGCTTCCGGGATTCCAATTCAATCGCTCGTTCATGGAGCGGATGATGGGCGTGCGGGAGGCGCTCGAGGATCCGCCGCCGCCGCCCAGCGCCGGCAATCGCCTGCGCGATCTCGCGAGTCTCACCCGCATGATCCTCCGCATGGTCCGCGAGGCCGGAAAGCTCCAACGCGAGGTCCCGGCCTTCCACGCGCGCGTCGAGAGCGCGATCGGACCGCTGCGCCACGCGGACGTGAGCGCATGGCCGGCGGCCGAGGCGCTCGCGCTCTATCACCAGCTCGAGCGCCGGCTGCTCGAGCAGTGGCGACCGCCGCTGGTCAACGACTTCTTCGCGATGGTGTTCTTCGGCGTGCTCTCGCGGCTCACCGAGCGCTGGCTTCCGGGCTCGCCGCCGACGCTGGTCAACGATCTCCTGTGCGGCGAAGGAGGCATCGTCTCGACCGAGCCGGCGCGACGAGTCATGGCGCTGGCCGGCCTGGTGCGTCAGGATCCGGAGCTCATCCAGGCCTTCGCGGCGGAGCCCGACGATCGCCAGCTGCTGGCGCGGCTCGAGCGTCTTCCCGGCGCCGAAGCGCTGGTGCGCGAGATCCATCGTTACCTGGACGACTTCGGCGATCGCTGCATGGAGGAGCTCAAGCTCGAGACGGTCACGCTCGGCGAGGATCCCGCGTTCCTGATCGCGATGATCCGCGCCTACGCCACTCGAGGCACCACCGATCCCAAAGCCGCCTGGGAGCGGGAGCGCGCCATTCGCCGCGGGGCCGAGGCCCAGGTGAAGGCAAACCTCGAGGGATGGAAGCATGCGCTCTATCAGTGGGTGCTGGTGCGGGCCAGGCGGCGCGTGCGTGACCGGGAGAATCTGCGCTTCGAGCGCACCCGTGTCTTCGGCGTGGTTCGCCGCATCGTCATTGCGCTGGGCCGCGATCTCGCGCGACAAGGGCGGATCGCCGACGCCCGTGATGTGTTCCACCTCACGCGTCACGAGCTGTTCGCGGCCTTCGAGGGCGGATCGAACGCCGACCTCCAGGCGCTGGTGCGGGAGCGGCGCGAGCGGTTCGAGTCATGGGCGCGCGAGACGCCGCCTCCCGACCGATTCGAAACCTACGGCGCCCCCGGAGCGTGGGGGCCGGATTGGATCGCGAGCGCCGAATCGGCGACGTTGGCACCTGGCGCAGGCGCCGCCGAGCTGCGCGGAACCGGATGCTGTCCCGGCGTGGTGAAGGCGCCGGTGCGGGTGGTGCGCGATCCGCGCGGGGCGCGCGACCTGGAGGGGAAGATTCTGGTGGCGGAGCGCACCGATCCAGGATGGACGCTGCTCTTTCCCGCGGTGCGGGGCCTGCTGGTGCAGCGCGGCAGCCTGCTCAGCCACTCGGCGATCGTGGCTCGAGAGATGGGACTGCCCTGCGTCGTCGGCATCCCCGGGCTGCTCGACATCCTGGAAGACGGCGAGGTCGTCGAGATGGACGGCGCCGCGGGCGTGGTGCGCCGCCAGAAGGCGACGGCCGCGTCGTGA
- a CDS encoding FG-GAP-like repeat-containing protein: MLPVSQPFRWLLPTATSLAVLIGLPLAAPAASLFRAPFTAAGVPGTPEYISARDLDGDGKVDLVISARFENGFTVLMGLGGGVFAAPATYSLTSYGSPPIIADVTGDGEKESEASVRIFDTSGRLVRTLAQGRLGIGEHSARWDRSTDGGARATPGIYFCELRAGDRRAVTRIVLL, translated from the coding sequence GTGCTCCCCGTCTCCCAGCCCTTCCGATGGCTCCTTCCCACGGCCACGAGTCTGGCCGTCCTGATCGGCCTGCCCCTCGCCGCCCCTGCGGCGTCGCTCTTCCGAGCGCCGTTCACGGCCGCGGGCGTGCCCGGAACCCCCGAGTACATATCGGCCAGAGATCTCGACGGTGACGGGAAGGTGGACCTCGTCATCTCGGCCAGGTTCGAAAACGGGTTCACCGTGCTCATGGGTCTCGGCGGCGGAGTATTCGCCGCTCCCGCGACGTATTCCCTGACGAGCTACGGATCGCCTCCGATCATCGCGGACGTGACCGGAGACGGCGAAAAGGAGTCGGAGGCGAGCGTGAGGATCTTCGATACGTCGGGACGCCTGGTGCGCACGCTGGCTCAGGGCCGGCTCGGGATCGGCGAGCACTCCGCACGCTGGGACCGGAGCACCGACGGCGGCGCGCGCGCCACGCCAGGGATCTACTTCTGCGAGCTGCGCGCGGGCGATCGCCGCGCGGTGACGCGCATCGTGCTGCTCTGA
- a CDS encoding GNAT family N-acetyltransferase produces the protein MSAIRIESAGDARSFEEVRERVGPEAASEAPPLPGSTLMVAWRGDQPVARLACRVAPDLHDAPGASGMVGFYEALESEAGATLLRAACAALAERSVARVLGPMNGSTWARYRLALRPPGEAHGDDPPFLTEPWNPPRYPGDFEAAGFSVVAHYESRIDLDLDADAEDADTLEARVRHAGIRVRALEPGDFDRELARLFTLSLECFAGNLYYTPIDFDTFRAQYEKIRPLIDPTLVLIAETDRRPVAFQFAFRDPLSPDPSKPRVIVKTVATSPACRGLGLGGHMLDLIRRRAREMGAGSVIHALMYVRNLSMRMSARHETEVFRRYALYQWTP, from the coding sequence ATGAGCGCGATCAGGATCGAGTCGGCCGGCGACGCGCGGAGCTTCGAGGAGGTGCGCGAGCGGGTCGGACCGGAAGCCGCGAGCGAGGCGCCGCCTCTGCCGGGCTCCACGCTCATGGTGGCGTGGCGGGGCGATCAGCCGGTGGCCAGGCTGGCTTGCCGCGTGGCGCCCGACCTGCACGACGCTCCGGGCGCGAGTGGCATGGTGGGCTTCTACGAAGCGCTGGAGTCCGAAGCCGGCGCCACTCTGCTGCGAGCCGCGTGCGCGGCGCTCGCCGAGCGCTCGGTCGCACGCGTGCTGGGCCCGATGAACGGCAGCACGTGGGCCCGCTACCGCCTGGCGCTCCGGCCGCCCGGGGAAGCGCACGGCGACGATCCGCCGTTCCTCACCGAGCCGTGGAACCCGCCGCGCTACCCCGGGGACTTCGAGGCGGCCGGGTTCTCGGTGGTGGCCCACTACGAGAGCCGCATCGATCTGGATCTCGATGCCGATGCGGAGGATGCGGACACGCTGGAGGCGCGCGTGCGGCACGCCGGAATACGCGTGCGCGCACTCGAGCCAGGGGACTTCGATCGCGAGCTCGCGCGCCTGTTCACCCTGAGTCTCGAGTGCTTCGCCGGCAACCTCTATTACACGCCGATCGACTTCGACACCTTCCGCGCGCAATACGAGAAGATCCGGCCGCTGATCGATCCCACCCTGGTGCTCATCGCGGAGACCGACCGACGGCCGGTCGCCTTCCAGTTCGCCTTCCGCGACCCGCTCTCGCCGGATCCTTCGAAGCCGCGGGTGATCGTGAAGACGGTGGCCACGTCGCCTGCCTGCCGCGGGCTCGGTCTCGGCGGTCACATGCTCGACCTCATCCGTCGCCGGGCGCGCGAGATGGGCGCGGGCAGCGTGATCCACGCGCTCATGTACGTGCGCAACCTCTCGATGCGCATGTCGGCGCGTCACGAGACCGAGGTTTTCCGCCGCTACGCGCTCTATCAGTGGACGCCCTGA
- a CDS encoding DUF3419 family protein encodes MTAPAAARARAPEASIGQRAAFDFVRYGNVWEDADILCEALAPVARGGRLCSIASAGDNALALLTLDPAEVVAVDLSGAQLACLDLRMAAFRRLDHAERLAFLGVTASDRRAEVYRQLRGDLSPSGREFWDAHPVAITAGPIHAGKFERYFRLFRRCVLPLIHGRSTVRDLVRPKSVQDQRAFYQSRWDTWRWRALFKAFFSRAVMGRLGRDPEFFAGVHGPVGERILERTRQALTELPVSTNPYLVFIVCGTFTADALPRYLRPEHEAAIRARLDRLRLRQGTVQSAGGVFDGFNLSDIFEYMPMLEHEICYADILDHARPGARLVYWNMLAPRSRPSSLAARAAPLEGEARALHARDRAWFYQRLHVDQVSGGKA; translated from the coding sequence GTGACGGCTCCCGCCGCGGCCCGCGCGCGTGCGCCGGAAGCATCCATCGGGCAGCGCGCCGCGTTCGACTTCGTCCGCTACGGCAACGTGTGGGAGGACGCCGACATCCTGTGCGAGGCGCTGGCTCCGGTCGCCCGTGGCGGCAGGCTGTGCTCGATCGCCTCCGCCGGGGACAACGCACTGGCCCTGCTGACACTGGATCCCGCGGAAGTGGTCGCCGTGGACCTGAGCGGAGCTCAGCTCGCCTGCCTGGATCTGCGCATGGCCGCCTTCCGGCGCCTCGATCATGCCGAGCGGCTCGCGTTCCTGGGAGTGACGGCTTCGGACCGCCGAGCCGAGGTGTATCGGCAGCTGCGCGGCGATCTCTCGCCGTCCGGACGCGAGTTCTGGGATGCGCACCCCGTGGCGATCACGGCGGGTCCCATCCACGCCGGCAAGTTCGAACGCTACTTCCGGCTCTTCCGCCGCTGCGTGCTGCCGCTCATCCACGGCCGGAGCACGGTGCGCGATCTCGTCCGACCCAAGTCGGTCCAGGATCAGCGCGCCTTCTACCAGTCCCGCTGGGATACGTGGCGCTGGCGGGCGCTGTTCAAGGCGTTCTTCAGCCGCGCGGTGATGGGCCGGCTGGGCCGCGACCCCGAATTCTTCGCGGGCGTCCACGGTCCGGTGGGTGAGCGCATCCTCGAGCGGACGCGCCAGGCTCTCACCGAGCTTCCGGTCTCCACCAACCCCTATCTCGTCTTCATCGTCTGCGGCACGTTCACCGCCGACGCGCTGCCGCGCTACCTGCGTCCCGAGCACGAGGCGGCGATCCGCGCCCGGCTGGATCGTCTGCGGCTGCGTCAGGGCACGGTGCAGTCGGCCGGCGGCGTGTTCGACGGATTCAATCTCTCGGACATCTTCGAGTACATGCCGATGCTGGAGCACGAGATCTGTTACGCGGACATCCTCGACCACGCGCGCCCCGGGGCGCGACTCGTCTACTGGAACATGCTGGCGCCCCGCTCGCGTCCGTCGAGTCTGGCGGCCCGCGCAGCGCCGCTCGAAGGCGAGGCCCGCGCGCTGCACGCCCGCGATCGAGCCTGGTTCTATCAGCGGCTGCACGTCGATCAGGTGAGTGGAGGAAAGGCGTGA